One Hydrogenobaculum sp. 3684 genomic window, TGTTATCCTTCTTGGAATAAAAAAACCTGGGTTTATGAGTCTGTGAAATTGTTTTGTGATTCTTTCTTTTTCCACCAAAAAGGCAAAAATCTCTATTATTTCATGCTCATCTGGATTAAGGCCGGTGGTTTCTATGTCTAAAACTACGTATGCGTCATTCTCAAAAGATTCGCTAAAATACATAATTTCACACGCATTACTGTAAATATACCTTTATGTAGCTTTCTTTTTTAAGTTTGTGTAAAATCTCATCGTATTTTTTCTTCATCTTTTCTTCTAAAAGCTTTTTCTTTAGCTTGTCTAGGTCTATGTTTTTATATACAAGTTTTATGTTTTTAACCTTAGCAATGTATATGTTGTTTTTACCTTCTGCAAAGACTATATCACCTTTTGATGCTTTCCAGACTTGTTCGTCTAAGTTTTTTTTCAAATCTCCTTTTGCTACTTCTAATTCTTGAGGAGTTAGGTTTAGTTTGCTGGCTATCGTTTTTAAGCTTGTGGTGTTGTTTAAAAGCTTACTTAGTTTATCTTTGTCTTTTTTGGGCACTATAAGAAGTTCAATATCTCTTTCTATTTTAGGTTTGCCGTATTTTAATTTTAAAAGCTCAATATCAGAAGGTGTAATCTTAACAGCTTTTCTTAAGTATTCTCCAAAGCCAGCTGTTGCCAAGATCTCTTTTCTTAAAAAGTCTCTAAACTCTTTTGGTGATATACCTTGTTTTTTTAGCTCTTCGTAAAGTTGTTCAATGGTAAGGTTGTTTTGAGAGGCCAAGTCTTTTATAGTTTGGTCTAAAAAGCTCTCTGGTGTGGCCATATGGTTTTCACTCAAATATTGGTATATGAGGTATATATCTATAAGCCTTTTTAAAGCTAATTTTGCATCTTTTGTACCAAAATAAACCATTGCTATTTTCAAATCGCTTTCTAAAATTGGTTCACCGTTTACGGAAGCTACAACTCTATTTACTAAAACTCCAGGTGTGCTATGTAAAAGCTCTTCAAAGCTGTTGTTGGTAGCGCTTTGTTGGTTTATAGTTTTATGGCTTTTATCAACGTTTTTATCAGTCTTAGCGCCTGCAAATGTAATATTTATTAGGGTTAGTATAGATATAGCGCTTGTTAGTATTTTGCTTTTGTAAAATTTCATAACACCTCCTACTTATCATTTTACATCAAAAGCAATTAGTTTTGTGTACTAGTTAACTATATCATTAACACATACATGTGGTATGCTTGTAAACCGTGTTATACTTGTGAACCTTGGCATACTTGTGAATCGTGGCATACTTGTAGGGTGTGGCAGACTTGTGAATCGTGGCATACTTGTCTTTATAGGTGCTCACTCAACTTATACACCTTCGGATTAAAATATGTTATACTATCTACATTGGGGCTTATTGAGCTTCTTAAGTTTTTCTTAAGAGCTGGCCGCACTTCAATAGCTGAATAAGCGTAGAGAGTGTTGGTATGCTTGTGTTGAACCCCACGGCATTTTTAACTTTTTTAGTTAGGGTTTTTAGTAGGTTGTTTATACAAAAATAAGTTTTATTAGCCTTCCAACTTATTGTCTGACAAGCAATTAATTTTGCCGTAAAACCGTAAAGCCGTAATTACATAAAACCGTAAAGCCGTAATTACGGCGAATTTGTAAAAAGCTTGTTAGACAATTATTTAAACTTGATAACGGTACACTAAACTTTGCAGAATCTGGCATTTTCGGAAAATTACCTTCATTTGCGGGGGGGTACCCCCTTGACAAAACCATTGATACACTATATAATATTAGGAGTAGTGATTTCTGGGGTTTCATCTGAACCGTGTGGGTTAAGAAGCACAACACCTTTGCCGTTTACAAGCACGTTTGAAGAGTTTCATCTGAACCGTGTGGGTTAAGAAGCTGATTTGACAGCATCAAATACAGTTGCAATAATCTGAGTTTCATCTGAACCGTGTGGGTTAAGAAAAAGAAAACGTATTGTATAAGTTCAGATAGACTGAACATAGAGTGCCTGAGCATGTTTCAGATGCCTGTCTTCTTAAAAGACACTAATCTCATGATGTAAAAAATGCCCTTGGCACACTAGTGCGTGAGCATGTTTCAGATAAGCATGTTCTTAGAATACACTTATCACACGACAAGTATGCCACACAATAGTAAGAAATGCCTTTGGCACACTAGACTCTTGAAGAAGTACATAGAAAATACAACTTTGTAAGATCT contains:
- a CDS encoding SurA domain containing protein — its product is MKFYKSKILTSAISILTLINITFAGAKTDKNVDKSHKTINQQSATNNSFEELLHSTPGVLVNRVVASVNGEPILESDLKIAMVYFGTKDAKLALKRLIDIYLIYQYLSENHMATPESFLDQTIKDLASQNNLTIEQLYEELKKQGISPKEFRDFLRKEILATAGFGEYLRKAVKITPSDIELLKLKYGKPKIERDIELLIVPKKDKDKLSKLLNNTTSLKTIASKLNLTPQELEVAKGDLKKNLDEQVWKASKGDIVFAEGKNNIYIAKVKNIKLVYKNIDLDKLKKKLLEEKMKKKYDEILHKLKKESYIKVYLQ